A genome region from Cucurbita pepo subsp. pepo cultivar mu-cu-16 chromosome LG02, ASM280686v2, whole genome shotgun sequence includes the following:
- the LOC111788455 gene encoding 18.5 kDa class I heat shock protein-like — RGTSALMNTRVDWKETPEAHVMKADLPGLKKEEVKVEIEDGKVLQISGERSVEKENKNETWHRIERSCGKFQRRFRLPEDAKMEEIRASMENGVLTVTVPKAEEKKTDVKSVEISG, encoded by the coding sequence CGAGGAACTTCGGCTCTGATGAACACTCGTGTAGACTGGAAGGAGACGCCAGAGGCTCATGTAATGAAAGCCGATCTGCCTGGATTGAAGAAAGAGGAAGTGAAAGTGGAGATTGAAGACGGTAAAGTACTTCAGATCAGCGGCGAAAGGAGCGTAGAGAAAGAGAACAAGAACGAAACCTGGCATCGGATTGAGCGTAGCTGTGGAAAGTTCCAGAGAAGATTCAGGCTGCCGGAGGAtgcaaaaatggaagaaattagGGCATCCATGGAGAACGGCGTTCTTACTGTGACTGTTCCGAAGgcggaagaaaagaaaacggaTGTCAAGTCCGTTGAAATTTCTGGCTGA